A portion of the Deinococcus peraridilitoris DSM 19664 genome contains these proteins:
- a CDS encoding DUF1775 domain-containing protein, producing MLHRILAVTAATFASLAFTSLALAHATVKTDTGVSESKAGAYETYRLQVPVEKEIATTEVRLIVPPGLRVGTFQPVPGWTRTVVRDAQGHITEVTWRGRLNPMEFQRFLISARNPADAATLSWVVHQKYADGSVVRWDDSSEQTPASKTVVR from the coding sequence ATGCTGCATAGAATCCTGGCGGTCACGGCCGCCACCTTCGCTTCGCTGGCCTTCACGTCGCTGGCCCTTGCGCACGCCACCGTCAAAACCGACACCGGCGTCAGCGAAAGCAAGGCCGGTGCCTACGAAACCTATCGCCTGCAGGTCCCCGTCGAAAAGGAGATCGCCACCACCGAGGTGCGCCTGATCGTTCCGCCCGGCTTGCGCGTCGGCACCTTTCAGCCGGTGCCCGGCTGGACCCGCACGGTCGTCAGGGACGCGCAGGGCCACATCACCGAGGTCACCTGGCGGGGCCGGCTCAACCCGATGGAGTTTCAGCGCTTTCTGATCAGCGCCCGCAACCCGGCGGACGCCGCGACCCTCTCGTGGGTGGTGCACCAGAAATACGCCGATGGCAGCGTCGTGCGCTGGGATGACAGCAGCGAGCAGACACCGGCCAGCAAGACGGTCGTGAGATAG
- a CDS encoding ferric reductase-like transmembrane domain-containing protein — MSKHRVTGRKPEPRVQETAPERARRFSGVAPAGVQVAIAALGALNTELALRVLYDPSAHVFGQRQAEVYGWFSLLALLLVLASHWLRLVAYRRALGLAAFVYALVHVWYSHRHILGGDWENVLFFSPSDQAGLWVGVLALLGLLPLVITSSDRARRRLGGRWKTLHRLGPPMTVLATWHTVWIGVHFGLVPLAWTSVVLLALTFVLFLFRLRKVRRSP, encoded by the coding sequence GTGAGTAAACACCGCGTGACGGGCCGCAAGCCTGAACCACGAGTGCAGGAAACGGCGCCGGAACGGGCCCGCCGTTTCTCCGGCGTCGCGCCCGCCGGAGTGCAGGTGGCCATCGCGGCCCTGGGCGCGCTGAACACCGAGCTGGCGCTGCGGGTGCTGTACGATCCGTCCGCACACGTGTTCGGTCAGCGGCAGGCCGAGGTTTATGGCTGGTTCTCGCTGCTGGCCCTGCTGCTGGTGCTGGCGTCCCACTGGCTTCGGCTGGTGGCCTACCGCCGCGCCCTGGGCCTGGCGGCCTTCGTGTACGCCCTCGTCCACGTGTGGTATTCGCACCGGCATATCCTGGGAGGTGACTGGGAAAACGTCCTGTTCTTCAGCCCCTCTGACCAGGCCGGGTTGTGGGTCGGCGTCCTCGCCCTGCTGGGCCTGCTTCCGCTGGTCATCACCAGCAGCGACCGCGCTCGGCGGCGCCTCGGGGGGCGCTGGAAGACTTTGCACAGGCTGGGCCCGCCCATGACCGTGCTGGCCACCTGGCACACCGTATGGATCGGGGTGCATTTCGGCCTCGTTCCCCTGGCGTGGACCTCGGTGGTGCTGCTGGCGCTCACCTTCGTCCTGTTCCTGTTTCGCTTGCGGAAAGTCAGAAGATCACCATGA
- a CDS encoding DUF305 domain-containing protein, with protein sequence MTARSSFRRALRVGISGPYRLLLGLVLLALVLGAALIVQGRAARHSANVNFTRHMIQHHLQAVDMATRLYDRTNDPSLKAVTYDILTSQIEQVGQMRAWLTLWGESWGGQGMKQQEAAAMGMASPENVAALSALPLEQAEVLFLQLMIRHHEGALSMIDGALGQGLAPHAAALARQMRGAQGSEIGSMKNMLSARGAVPLPPLAPGSHSH encoded by the coding sequence ATGACTGCCCGGTCCTCTTTCCGCCGCGCGCTTCGGGTCGGTATTTCCGGCCCTTACCGGCTGCTGCTCGGCCTCGTTTTGCTGGCTCTCGTGCTCGGCGCCGCGCTGATCGTGCAAGGCCGCGCGGCGCGGCACTCTGCGAACGTGAACTTCACGCGCCACATGATCCAGCATCACCTGCAGGCGGTGGACATGGCCACGCGCCTGTATGACCGCACGAATGACCCGTCCCTCAAGGCAGTCACCTACGACATCCTCACCTCGCAGATTGAGCAGGTCGGGCAGATGCGGGCCTGGCTGACGCTGTGGGGAGAATCCTGGGGCGGGCAGGGCATGAAGCAGCAGGAAGCGGCGGCGATGGGCATGGCCTCGCCGGAGAACGTCGCCGCGCTCTCGGCGTTACCGCTCGAACAGGCGGAAGTGCTGTTTCTGCAGCTGATGATCCGCCACCACGAGGGCGCGCTCTCCATGATCGACGGGGCCCTCGGCCAGGGCCTGGCGCCGCACGCCGCCGCCCTCGCGCGCCAGATGCGCGGCGCCCAGGGCAGCGAGATCGGCAGCATGAAGAACATGCTGAGTGCCCGTGGCGCCGTGCCCCTGCCCCCTCTCGCGCCGGGCTCGCATTCTCACTGA
- a CDS encoding gluconokinase — MTLATARMIALMYIGVDLGTTSTKVAAFGASGELLALASHGYPLEVPEPGAAEQDPGMIVQATLKGLGEVVAKVGAQRVRALCFGAAMHSIVPLDASGVPLTRALTWADGRASRWAERIRRIEGGARVAARTGTPPYAMSPLAKLRWLREEYPEVTAQAARFISIKEYVLHALFGIWAVDHSTASASGLFGLLARDWDDEALNLARVKREQLSPLVPTTWRLPPLRPEIARELGLDPQTPAIIGANDGALSNLGSGAVTPGIAAISLGTSGAMRVTVDSPYVEPGGRTFCYALTEDRWVVGGPTNNGAIVLRWLRDNFAPTDAAYARAKGEDPYQALLSLAARAPAGSDGLLFLPYLLGERAPLWSSGARGAYIGVSIEHRREHFLRAALEGVALNLALVSGLLAGRVPTPRELRASGGFARSPLWRQILCDVLDRPLGIPQTVETAALGATLLARVALGELPGLEAAGALVSVQDQHSPDPAASAVYADLLPIFARLAEGLLDDSRALVALQRQEED, encoded by the coding sequence ATGACCCTGGCGACTGCGCGTATGATCGCTCTCATGTACATCGGCGTAGACCTCGGCACGACCAGCACCAAGGTCGCCGCGTTCGGGGCCTCGGGAGAGCTGCTCGCGCTCGCCTCGCACGGCTACCCGCTAGAGGTGCCCGAACCGGGAGCCGCCGAACAGGACCCCGGGATGATCGTCCAGGCCACCTTGAAAGGGCTGGGCGAGGTCGTCGCCAAAGTCGGCGCGCAGCGTGTTCGGGCGCTGTGTTTCGGGGCGGCCATGCACAGTATCGTTCCCCTTGACGCCAGTGGCGTGCCCCTGACGCGCGCCCTTACCTGGGCAGACGGACGCGCCAGCCGCTGGGCCGAGCGCATCCGGCGTATCGAGGGCGGCGCGCGCGTGGCCGCGCGCACCGGCACACCGCCCTACGCGATGTCCCCCCTGGCCAAGCTGCGCTGGCTGCGCGAGGAGTACCCCGAGGTAACGGCGCAGGCCGCCCGTTTCATCTCGATCAAGGAATATGTGCTGCACGCCCTGTTCGGAATCTGGGCCGTGGATCATTCCACTGCCTCTGCCTCGGGCCTGTTCGGGCTGCTCGCGCGCGACTGGGACGACGAAGCCCTGAACCTCGCGCGCGTGAAGCGCGAACAGCTCTCGCCCCTGGTGCCGACCACCTGGCGCCTGCCGCCGCTGCGCCCTGAAATCGCGCGCGAGCTGGGGCTTGACCCGCAGACGCCCGCCATCATCGGCGCGAACGACGGGGCACTTTCAAACCTGGGCTCGGGCGCCGTGACGCCGGGCATCGCGGCCATCTCGCTGGGCACCAGTGGGGCGATGCGCGTCACGGTGGACTCGCCCTACGTCGAGCCGGGCGGGCGCACCTTCTGTTACGCCCTGACCGAAGACCGCTGGGTGGTAGGTGGCCCGACCAACAACGGCGCGATCGTGCTGCGCTGGCTGCGTGACAACTTCGCGCCCACCGACGCCGCGTACGCCCGGGCCAAGGGCGAGGACCCTTACCAGGCGCTGCTGAGCCTGGCGGCCCGCGCGCCCGCCGGCTCGGACGGGCTGCTGTTCCTGCCTTACCTGCTGGGTGAGCGCGCACCGCTGTGGAGTTCCGGTGCGCGCGGCGCGTACATCGGGGTAAGCATCGAGCACCGCCGCGAGCACTTTCTGCGCGCGGCGCTCGAAGGTGTGGCCCTGAATCTGGCCCTGGTCTCGGGGCTGCTTGCGGGTCGTGTGCCGACACCGCGCGAGCTGCGCGCCTCGGGCGGCTTTGCCCGCTCGCCCCTGTGGCGCCAGATCCTTTGCGACGTGCTCGACCGTCCGCTCGGCATTCCCCAGACGGTCGAGACAGCTGCCCTGGGCGCCACGCTGCTCGCGCGCGTGGCGCTGGGAGAGTTGCCCGGCCTGGAGGCGGCCGGGGCACTGGTCAGCGTGCAAGACCAGCACTCGCCCGACCCCGCAGCCAGTGCCGTGTACGCTGACCTGCTACCCATTTTCGCGCGCCTGGCCGAAGGGTTGCTCGACGATTCCCGCGCGTTGGTGGCCTTGCAGCGCCAGGAAGAGGACTGA
- a CDS encoding alpha/beta hydrolase, with translation MAVFVEGTTAVFTPPPGARHLVGDFTDWQNGQPIPAAPEIRVALPRDSWTEYAWIGENGKPFADPDNDTRSLNPWWPYPRAVEVGTYARHPLWTAPAAQAGGKVDRLAWEGGVFPGTRRASVYMPPGYDPGQLYPVFYIQDGVAFLRTGKLGELLDKAIEAGLARPAVLVFLEPGDRSREYYLNDAYLEFLTQEVFPRIEDAYSVSREAEGRGLWGASLGGLISLYLGSHHPELFSTVVAHSGAFIARPDAYMETRVGQEWLLRTLRERGAPHLRVSLDSGVLEWLLAPNRRMAALLADLNIPHQYREYQSGHNWVTWRAALPEALLFALGT, from the coding sequence ATGGCCGTTTTCGTCGAAGGCACCACCGCCGTGTTCACCCCTCCTCCCGGCGCCAGGCACCTGGTGGGAGATTTCACCGACTGGCAAAATGGCCAGCCCATCCCCGCCGCCCCGGAAATCCGCGTGGCGCTGCCCCGCGATTCCTGGACCGAATACGCCTGGATCGGCGAGAACGGCAAGCCCTTTGCGGATCCCGACAACGACACCAGGAGCCTCAATCCCTGGTGGCCCTATCCACGCGCGGTGGAGGTGGGCACCTACGCCCGCCACCCCCTGTGGACCGCGCCTGCCGCGCAGGCGGGCGGCAAGGTGGACCGGCTCGCGTGGGAAGGCGGTGTGTTTCCCGGCACGCGCCGCGCCAGCGTGTACATGCCGCCCGGCTACGACCCGGGCCAGCTGTACCCGGTGTTCTACATTCAGGATGGCGTGGCGTTTCTGCGCACCGGCAAGCTGGGGGAACTGCTCGACAAAGCCATTGAAGCGGGCCTCGCGCGCCCGGCGGTGCTGGTCTTTCTGGAGCCGGGGGACCGCTCGCGCGAATACTACCTCAACGACGCCTACCTCGAATTTCTGACGCAGGAAGTCTTTCCTCGGATCGAGGACGCCTACAGCGTGTCGCGCGAAGCCGAGGGACGCGGTTTGTGGGGCGCGTCCCTCGGCGGCCTGATCAGCCTGTACCTCGGCAGCCACCACCCGGAACTGTTCAGTACGGTCGTGGCGCACTCGGGGGCCTTTATCGCCCGCCCCGACGCCTACATGGAAACCCGCGTGGGGCAGGAATGGCTGCTCCGCACCCTGCGTGAGCGCGGCGCTCCGCACCTGCGCGTCAGCCTGGACAGCGGCGTGCTGGAGTGGTTGCTGGCGCCCAACCGCCGCATGGCCGCGCTGCTGGCCGACCTGAACATTCCTCACCAGTACCGTGAGTACCAGAGCGGGCACAACTGGGTCACGTGGCGCGCCGCCCTGCCCGAGGCGCTGCTGTTCGCCCTGGGTACATGA
- a CDS encoding peptidase C39 family protein, translating to MRRVVIGLALLLLGAPAVKGAALPSLLSSQFMPANLSVQRAPEFAQSKLTGLQVGADGSVRLAAPTRVGDGYSGVLESLPIHARAFTELLPSWNALTPEGTWLELEVRAEIAGRWTRYYSFGRWSSAAEERASLNGQGDADGNVLTDLLRLKRAAARYQYRLRLFSRDARLTPEVRMVSFTAGVTPAPTTAAPARLAWGKVLQVPARSQMVFAQGEGWCSPTSVSMVLAYWGTQVSVPEAAAGTFDSVYGGTGNWAFNAAYAASLGMTAYVTRFESLNDIERHIAAGVPVVLSLGWKKGELPGAPLPQSGGHLIVAVGFDARGNIVVNDPAGKTDAQVRRTYDRAILERLWKGHSGGTAYVIFPQQRAGAEGAPLASSR from the coding sequence ATGCGCCGCGTTGTGATCGGTCTTGCGCTTCTGCTGCTGGGAGCGCCCGCTGTGAAAGGAGCTGCCCTGCCTTCCTTGTTGTCATCCCAGTTCATGCCCGCCAATCTGAGCGTGCAGCGCGCCCCCGAGTTTGCCCAGTCGAAGCTCACCGGCCTGCAGGTCGGCGCGGACGGCAGCGTGCGGCTTGCCGCGCCCACGCGCGTGGGCGATGGCTATTCCGGCGTGCTGGAGTCGCTTCCCATTCATGCGAGGGCCTTCACCGAACTGCTTCCCTCGTGGAACGCGCTCACACCGGAGGGCACCTGGCTGGAACTGGAGGTGCGCGCGGAAATCGCGGGCCGCTGGACCCGGTACTACTCGTTCGGGCGCTGGTCGAGCGCCGCCGAGGAACGCGCCAGCCTGAACGGCCAGGGGGACGCCGACGGCAACGTGCTGACCGACCTGCTGCGTCTGAAGCGCGCCGCTGCACGCTATCAGTACCGGCTGCGCCTTTTCTCCCGTGACGCGCGCCTGACGCCCGAAGTGCGGATGGTGAGCTTCACGGCCGGTGTGACTCCGGCGCCGACCACTGCAGCTCCTGCCCGTTTGGCCTGGGGCAAGGTCCTTCAGGTTCCTGCCCGCTCGCAGATGGTCTTTGCGCAGGGAGAAGGCTGGTGTTCGCCCACCTCGGTCAGCATGGTGCTGGCCTACTGGGGCACTCAGGTCAGCGTGCCCGAAGCGGCAGCTGGCACCTTCGACTCCGTGTACGGGGGCACCGGTAACTGGGCCTTCAACGCCGCGTACGCCGCCAGCCTGGGCATGACCGCCTACGTCACGCGCTTTGAGAGCCTCAACGACATCGAGCGCCACATCGCGGCGGGCGTGCCAGTGGTGCTGAGCCTGGGCTGGAAAAAAGGAGAGCTGCCTGGCGCCCCCCTGCCGCAGTCGGGCGGGCACCTGATCGTGGCGGTGGGCTTCGACGCGCGCGGCAACATCGTGGTGAACGACCCGGCCGGCAAGACCGACGCCCAGGTGCGCCGCACGTACGACCGCGCGATTCTCGAGCGTTTGTGGAAGGGTCACTCGGGCGGCACGGCCTACGTGATTTTCCCGCAGCAGCGCGCGGGCGCCGAGGGCGCGCCCCTGGCGTCCAGTCGTTAA
- a CDS encoding TM2 domain-containing protein, with product MTTSEQSSKKIVAGILGILLGSLGIHKFYLGMTQPAIIMLAVSLAGVFLSFLILPIFATWAMGIIGLIEGIIYLTKSDAEFAKTYEVGKKPWF from the coding sequence ATGACCACGTCAGAGCAGAGCAGCAAGAAAATCGTCGCCGGGATACTGGGAATTCTGTTGGGCTCGCTTGGAATTCACAAGTTCTACCTGGGCATGACCCAACCGGCGATCATCATGCTGGCGGTCAGTCTCGCCGGCGTCTTCCTGAGCTTCCTGATCCTGCCCATCTTCGCGACCTGGGCCATGGGCATCATCGGCCTGATCGAGGGCATCATCTACCTCACCAAGAGCGACGCCGAGTTTGCCAAGACGTACGAGGTCGGCAAGAAACCCTGGTTCTGA